Proteins from one Penaeus vannamei isolate JL-2024 chromosome 8, ASM4276789v1, whole genome shotgun sequence genomic window:
- the LOC113807036 gene encoding progestin and adipoQ receptor family member 3, producing MCQRKKKQSLILPFHRAPKFLRFNPYIKKGYRANLSTFECFRSLLWWTNETLNIWSHIAGFVVFFGLFLYDVNVVYYKYQATENDAVVASFVLLCFMTCMILSSLYHTLNCRSEESCRKWLSYDIFGISASFFAIFLSGIYYGFWCPELLHLRYMYMALVCVLFSGAMTFLLTPKLMGQEWEWARVTLFTGWAVSGLLPTIHWTLLHGGVSTGIVQVFLPRILMMYAISGTAVVVYVWKIPERYFPGRFDFIGSSHQLWHLIIVAALVYWHQTGLEYAYYRMVFGCSGISAKE from the exons ATGtgccagagaaagaaaaaacagtccCTAATTCTGCCCTTCCATCGGGCTCCAAAATTCTTGCGGTTTAATCCCTACATCAAGAAGGGGTACCGGGCAAATCTCTCCACATTTGAATGCTTCCGAag TCTCCTGTGGTGGACAAATGAGACGCTGAACATATGGTCTCACATTGCCGGGTTTGTTGTGTTTTTCGGCTTATTTCTTTATGATGTAAATGTTGTGTACTACAAGTACCAAGCCACAGAGAATGATGCGGTAGTTGCTTCCTTTGTGCTGCTGTGTTTCATG ACCTGCAtgattctctcctccctttaccaTACCTTAAATTGTCGCTCAGAAGAATCTTGTCGAAAGTGGCTCTCTTACGACATCTTTGGCATATCGGCGTCTTTCTTTGCCATCTTTCTCAGTGGGATTTACTATGGATTTTGGTGCCCTGAG TTATTACATCTGCGATACATGTATATGGCCTTAGTATGTGTCCTGTTTAGCGGAGCCATGACCTTCCTGCTCACTCCAAA GTTGATGGGTCAGGAGTGGGAATGGGCACGAGTGACACTATTTACAGGCTGGGCTGTGTCAGGTCTCTTGCCCACCATTCACTGGACACTCCTACATGGGGGCGTCAGCACGGGTATAGTCCAG GTTTTCTTGCCACGTATATTGATGATGTATGCCATCAGTGGAACAGCCGTAGTTGTCTACGTGTGGAAAATACCAGAGAGATATTTTCCGG GTCGCTTTGACTTCATTGGGTCTTCTCACCAGCTGTGGCACCTCATCATAGTTGCAGCCCTGGTCTACTGGCACCAGACGGGTTTGGAGTATGCCTACTACAGAATGGTATTTGGCTGTAGTGGCATTTCTGCAAAGGAATAA